From the genome of Biomphalaria glabrata chromosome 1, xgBioGlab47.1, whole genome shotgun sequence, one region includes:
- the LOC106067267 gene encoding uncharacterized protein LOC106067267 isoform X1 produces the protein MIRIYCDAMFLLYPGSDSQWSESAALSNPKMCSAGSTMTTRLKEEEVYEEIMDCEEEVDPRVKQELEILNQAGGDVNRLEKEIDEARAKYQTTFSECSQALEALKKKDGASIKRARPYFELKEAARQAQSEAVRSARKFQSANSVYLAAKETISLAELRLLDDKTVSLSKAWQEMLNHAVIRVMEAEAEKSLSEKDHCKKAAVFSEMEQKLSALEKKNKRSISKARAYFDVKKELEVKLLQLKQTVEDLQQALKSAKQKYAGALKRLEQISDSIHERRKLKYILMYPREPGVGAEESNAMTEHQFPSLYTPLDADGQEYYYNYDDNVFKNDEGVEDDVNDMENEKLFREMILTISLDDDDTSFMKQTKSGRMLISRQRSRSLPTLTDNCLRPGDKPCLNRSFNLEFSNTNFESPLWNREDSSPPDGNSMSSDKNDITDNCNATVDTNNVPLYEDKCLTASKNDCSENVQHLVNDIKSSISNYNHNKSFEDDFEGDTSKNMNDAQSSLAPVNNSVSKASNHQLPEKDCVTSDHLPSNSVISDIERDESDAKITTTHSIDKKKSDIQSDAIYCVQDYETDDKVIFV, from the exons ATGATTCGAATATACTGTGACGCTATGTTTCTCCTGTATCCAGGTAGCGATAGCCAGTGGTCAGAGTCAGCTGCGCTGTCCAATCCGAAAATGTGCTCTGCTGGATCCACAATGACGACAAGGCTGAAAGAAGAGGAGGTTTATGAAGAAATAATGGACTGTGAGGAAGAGGTTGACCCTAGAGTTAAG CAAGAGCTAGAAATACTAAACCAAGCTGGTGGAGATGTGAACAGActggagaaagaaatagat GAGGCAAGGGCTAAGTATCAAACAACATTCTCAGAGTGTTCCCAGGCTCTGGAGGCTCTCAAGAAGAAAGATGGTGCCAGCATCAAAAGAGCACGTCCATATTTTGAATTAAAAGAAGCAGCAAGACAG gCTCAGAGCGAGGCTGTTAGGAGTGCCAGAAAGTTTCAGTCTGCCAACAGTGTTTACTTGGCTGCTAAAGAAACCATTTCCTTGGCAGAGTTACGGCTGTTGGATGACAAAACTGTCAGCTTGTCCAAAGCCTGGCAGGAAATGTTAAACCATGCAGTAATTAGg GTAATGGAAGCTGAAGCAGAAAAGTCATTAAGTGAAAAAGATCATTGCAAAAAAGCTGCAGTTTTCTCTGAAATGGAGCAAAAACTAAGtgcattggaaaaaaaaaataaaagatctatAAGCAAGGCTCG GGCTTACTTTGATGTGAAAAAGGAACTGGAGGTAAAGTTACTA CAATTAAAACAGACTGTTGAAGATCTACAACAAGCTCTGAAgagtgctaaacaaaaatatgcagGAGCCTTGAAACGACTGGAGCAAATTTCAGACAGTATTCatgaaagaagaaaattaaaatatattttgatgtaTCCCAGAGAGCCAGGAGTTGGAGCagaagaatcaaatgcaatgaCAG AACACCAGTTTCCTTCATTGTATACACCTTTGGATGCTGATGGCCAAGAATATTATTATAACTATGATgataatgtctttaaaaatgATGAGGGTGTTGAAGATGATGTGAATGATATGGAAAATGAAAAACTGTTTCGTGAGATGATTCTTACTATATCCCTGGATGATGATGATACATCCTTCATGAAGCAAACAAAAAGTGGAAGAATGCTCATTAGCAGACAAAGGTCAAGATCTTTACCTACTCTTACAGACAACTGCTTGCGTCCTGGTGACAAACCTTGTCTCAACCGCTCTTTTAATTTAGAGTTTAGCAATACTAATTTTGAGAGTCCTTTATGGAACAGGGAAGACAGTTCGCCTCCTGATGGAAACTCCATGAGTAGTGATAAAAATGATATCACAGATAATTGCAATGCAACTGTTGATACAAATAATGTCCCTCTGTATGAAGACAAATGTTTGACTGCTTCTAAAAATGACTGTTCAGAAAATGTGCAACATTTAGTAAATGATATTAAATCCTCAATCTCTAATTATAATCACAATAAATCATTTGAAGATGATTTTGAAGGTGATACATCAAAAAATATGAATGATGCACAAAGCTCTCTGGCACCAGTCAATAACTCTGTCTCAAAAGCTTCTAATCATCAATTACCTGAAAAAGATTGTGTCACATCAGATCATCTTCCTTCTAACAGTGTCATATCTGATATAGAGAGAGATGAATCTGATGCCAAAATTACTACAACTCATTCTattgataaaaagaaaagtgaTATTCAAAGTGATGCAATATATTGTGTTCAGGACTATGAGACAGATGACAAGGTAATCTTTGTCTGA
- the LOC106067267 gene encoding uncharacterized protein LOC106067267 isoform X4, protein MIRIYCDAMFLLYPGSDSQWSESAALSNPKMCSAGSTMTTRLKEEEVYEEIMDCEEEVDPRVKQELEILNQAGGDVNRLEKEIDEARAKYQTTFSECSQALEALKKKDGASIKRARPYFELKEAARQVMEAEAEKSLSEKDHCKKAAVFSEMEQKLSALEKKNKRSISKARAYFDVKKELEVKLLQLKQTVEDLQQALKSAKQKYAGALKRLEQISDSIHERRKLKYILMYPREPGVGAEESNAMTEHQFPSLYTPLDADGQEYYYNYDDNVFKNDEGVEDDVNDMENEKLFREMILTISLDDDDTSFMKQTKSGRMLISRQRSRSLPTLTDNCLRPGDKPCLNRSFNLEFSNTNFESPLWNREDSSPPDGNSMSSDKNDITDNCNATVDTNNVPLYEDKCLTASKNDCSENVQHLVNDIKSSISNYNHNKSFEDDFEGDTSKNMNDAQSSLAPVNNSVSKASNHQLPEKDCVTSDHLPSNSVISDIERDESDAKITTTHSIDKKKSDIQSDAIYCVQDYETDDKVIFV, encoded by the exons ATGATTCGAATATACTGTGACGCTATGTTTCTCCTGTATCCAGGTAGCGATAGCCAGTGGTCAGAGTCAGCTGCGCTGTCCAATCCGAAAATGTGCTCTGCTGGATCCACAATGACGACAAGGCTGAAAGAAGAGGAGGTTTATGAAGAAATAATGGACTGTGAGGAAGAGGTTGACCCTAGAGTTAAG CAAGAGCTAGAAATACTAAACCAAGCTGGTGGAGATGTGAACAGActggagaaagaaatagat GAGGCAAGGGCTAAGTATCAAACAACATTCTCAGAGTGTTCCCAGGCTCTGGAGGCTCTCAAGAAGAAAGATGGTGCCAGCATCAAAAGAGCACGTCCATATTTTGAATTAAAAGAAGCAGCAAGACAG GTAATGGAAGCTGAAGCAGAAAAGTCATTAAGTGAAAAAGATCATTGCAAAAAAGCTGCAGTTTTCTCTGAAATGGAGCAAAAACTAAGtgcattggaaaaaaaaaataaaagatctatAAGCAAGGCTCG GGCTTACTTTGATGTGAAAAAGGAACTGGAGGTAAAGTTACTA CAATTAAAACAGACTGTTGAAGATCTACAACAAGCTCTGAAgagtgctaaacaaaaatatgcagGAGCCTTGAAACGACTGGAGCAAATTTCAGACAGTATTCatgaaagaagaaaattaaaatatattttgatgtaTCCCAGAGAGCCAGGAGTTGGAGCagaagaatcaaatgcaatgaCAG AACACCAGTTTCCTTCATTGTATACACCTTTGGATGCTGATGGCCAAGAATATTATTATAACTATGATgataatgtctttaaaaatgATGAGGGTGTTGAAGATGATGTGAATGATATGGAAAATGAAAAACTGTTTCGTGAGATGATTCTTACTATATCCCTGGATGATGATGATACATCCTTCATGAAGCAAACAAAAAGTGGAAGAATGCTCATTAGCAGACAAAGGTCAAGATCTTTACCTACTCTTACAGACAACTGCTTGCGTCCTGGTGACAAACCTTGTCTCAACCGCTCTTTTAATTTAGAGTTTAGCAATACTAATTTTGAGAGTCCTTTATGGAACAGGGAAGACAGTTCGCCTCCTGATGGAAACTCCATGAGTAGTGATAAAAATGATATCACAGATAATTGCAATGCAACTGTTGATACAAATAATGTCCCTCTGTATGAAGACAAATGTTTGACTGCTTCTAAAAATGACTGTTCAGAAAATGTGCAACATTTAGTAAATGATATTAAATCCTCAATCTCTAATTATAATCACAATAAATCATTTGAAGATGATTTTGAAGGTGATACATCAAAAAATATGAATGATGCACAAAGCTCTCTGGCACCAGTCAATAACTCTGTCTCAAAAGCTTCTAATCATCAATTACCTGAAAAAGATTGTGTCACATCAGATCATCTTCCTTCTAACAGTGTCATATCTGATATAGAGAGAGATGAATCTGATGCCAAAATTACTACAACTCATTCTattgataaaaagaaaagtgaTATTCAAAGTGATGCAATATATTGTGTTCAGGACTATGAGACAGATGACAAGGTAATCTTTGTCTGA
- the LOC106067267 gene encoding uncharacterized protein LOC106067267 isoform X2 produces the protein MIRIYCDAMFLLYPGSDSQWSESAALSNPKMCSAGSTMTTRLKEEEVYEEIMDCEEEVDPRVKQELEILNQAGGDVNRLEKEIDEARAKYQTTFSECSQALEALKKKDGASIKRARPYFELKEAARQAQSEAVRSARKFQSANSVYLAAKETISLAELRLLDDKTVSLSKAWQEMLNHAVIRVMEAEAEKSLSEKDHCKKAAVFSEMEQKLSALEKKNKRSISKARAYFDVKKELEQLKQTVEDLQQALKSAKQKYAGALKRLEQISDSIHERRKLKYILMYPREPGVGAEESNAMTEHQFPSLYTPLDADGQEYYYNYDDNVFKNDEGVEDDVNDMENEKLFREMILTISLDDDDTSFMKQTKSGRMLISRQRSRSLPTLTDNCLRPGDKPCLNRSFNLEFSNTNFESPLWNREDSSPPDGNSMSSDKNDITDNCNATVDTNNVPLYEDKCLTASKNDCSENVQHLVNDIKSSISNYNHNKSFEDDFEGDTSKNMNDAQSSLAPVNNSVSKASNHQLPEKDCVTSDHLPSNSVISDIERDESDAKITTTHSIDKKKSDIQSDAIYCVQDYETDDKVIFV, from the exons ATGATTCGAATATACTGTGACGCTATGTTTCTCCTGTATCCAGGTAGCGATAGCCAGTGGTCAGAGTCAGCTGCGCTGTCCAATCCGAAAATGTGCTCTGCTGGATCCACAATGACGACAAGGCTGAAAGAAGAGGAGGTTTATGAAGAAATAATGGACTGTGAGGAAGAGGTTGACCCTAGAGTTAAG CAAGAGCTAGAAATACTAAACCAAGCTGGTGGAGATGTGAACAGActggagaaagaaatagat GAGGCAAGGGCTAAGTATCAAACAACATTCTCAGAGTGTTCCCAGGCTCTGGAGGCTCTCAAGAAGAAAGATGGTGCCAGCATCAAAAGAGCACGTCCATATTTTGAATTAAAAGAAGCAGCAAGACAG gCTCAGAGCGAGGCTGTTAGGAGTGCCAGAAAGTTTCAGTCTGCCAACAGTGTTTACTTGGCTGCTAAAGAAACCATTTCCTTGGCAGAGTTACGGCTGTTGGATGACAAAACTGTCAGCTTGTCCAAAGCCTGGCAGGAAATGTTAAACCATGCAGTAATTAGg GTAATGGAAGCTGAAGCAGAAAAGTCATTAAGTGAAAAAGATCATTGCAAAAAAGCTGCAGTTTTCTCTGAAATGGAGCAAAAACTAAGtgcattggaaaaaaaaaataaaagatctatAAGCAAGGCTCG GGCTTACTTTGATGTGAAAAAGGAACTGGAG CAATTAAAACAGACTGTTGAAGATCTACAACAAGCTCTGAAgagtgctaaacaaaaatatgcagGAGCCTTGAAACGACTGGAGCAAATTTCAGACAGTATTCatgaaagaagaaaattaaaatatattttgatgtaTCCCAGAGAGCCAGGAGTTGGAGCagaagaatcaaatgcaatgaCAG AACACCAGTTTCCTTCATTGTATACACCTTTGGATGCTGATGGCCAAGAATATTATTATAACTATGATgataatgtctttaaaaatgATGAGGGTGTTGAAGATGATGTGAATGATATGGAAAATGAAAAACTGTTTCGTGAGATGATTCTTACTATATCCCTGGATGATGATGATACATCCTTCATGAAGCAAACAAAAAGTGGAAGAATGCTCATTAGCAGACAAAGGTCAAGATCTTTACCTACTCTTACAGACAACTGCTTGCGTCCTGGTGACAAACCTTGTCTCAACCGCTCTTTTAATTTAGAGTTTAGCAATACTAATTTTGAGAGTCCTTTATGGAACAGGGAAGACAGTTCGCCTCCTGATGGAAACTCCATGAGTAGTGATAAAAATGATATCACAGATAATTGCAATGCAACTGTTGATACAAATAATGTCCCTCTGTATGAAGACAAATGTTTGACTGCTTCTAAAAATGACTGTTCAGAAAATGTGCAACATTTAGTAAATGATATTAAATCCTCAATCTCTAATTATAATCACAATAAATCATTTGAAGATGATTTTGAAGGTGATACATCAAAAAATATGAATGATGCACAAAGCTCTCTGGCACCAGTCAATAACTCTGTCTCAAAAGCTTCTAATCATCAATTACCTGAAAAAGATTGTGTCACATCAGATCATCTTCCTTCTAACAGTGTCATATCTGATATAGAGAGAGATGAATCTGATGCCAAAATTACTACAACTCATTCTattgataaaaagaaaagtgaTATTCAAAGTGATGCAATATATTGTGTTCAGGACTATGAGACAGATGACAAGGTAATCTTTGTCTGA
- the LOC106067267 gene encoding uncharacterized protein LOC106067267 isoform X3: MCSAGSTMTTRLKEEEVYEEIMDCEEEVDPRVKQELEILNQAGGDVNRLEKEIDEARAKYQTTFSECSQALEALKKKDGASIKRARPYFELKEAARQAQSEAVRSARKFQSANSVYLAAKETISLAELRLLDDKTVSLSKAWQEMLNHAVIRVMEAEAEKSLSEKDHCKKAAVFSEMEQKLSALEKKNKRSISKARAYFDVKKELEVKLLQLKQTVEDLQQALKSAKQKYAGALKRLEQISDSIHERRKLKYILMYPREPGVGAEESNAMTEHQFPSLYTPLDADGQEYYYNYDDNVFKNDEGVEDDVNDMENEKLFREMILTISLDDDDTSFMKQTKSGRMLISRQRSRSLPTLTDNCLRPGDKPCLNRSFNLEFSNTNFESPLWNREDSSPPDGNSMSSDKNDITDNCNATVDTNNVPLYEDKCLTASKNDCSENVQHLVNDIKSSISNYNHNKSFEDDFEGDTSKNMNDAQSSLAPVNNSVSKASNHQLPEKDCVTSDHLPSNSVISDIERDESDAKITTTHSIDKKKSDIQSDAIYCVQDYETDDKVIFV, translated from the exons ATGTGCTCTGCTGGATCCACAATGACGACAAGGCTGAAAGAAGAGGAGGTTTATGAAGAAATAATGGACTGTGAGGAAGAGGTTGACCCTAGAGTTAAG CAAGAGCTAGAAATACTAAACCAAGCTGGTGGAGATGTGAACAGActggagaaagaaatagat GAGGCAAGGGCTAAGTATCAAACAACATTCTCAGAGTGTTCCCAGGCTCTGGAGGCTCTCAAGAAGAAAGATGGTGCCAGCATCAAAAGAGCACGTCCATATTTTGAATTAAAAGAAGCAGCAAGACAG gCTCAGAGCGAGGCTGTTAGGAGTGCCAGAAAGTTTCAGTCTGCCAACAGTGTTTACTTGGCTGCTAAAGAAACCATTTCCTTGGCAGAGTTACGGCTGTTGGATGACAAAACTGTCAGCTTGTCCAAAGCCTGGCAGGAAATGTTAAACCATGCAGTAATTAGg GTAATGGAAGCTGAAGCAGAAAAGTCATTAAGTGAAAAAGATCATTGCAAAAAAGCTGCAGTTTTCTCTGAAATGGAGCAAAAACTAAGtgcattggaaaaaaaaaataaaagatctatAAGCAAGGCTCG GGCTTACTTTGATGTGAAAAAGGAACTGGAGGTAAAGTTACTA CAATTAAAACAGACTGTTGAAGATCTACAACAAGCTCTGAAgagtgctaaacaaaaatatgcagGAGCCTTGAAACGACTGGAGCAAATTTCAGACAGTATTCatgaaagaagaaaattaaaatatattttgatgtaTCCCAGAGAGCCAGGAGTTGGAGCagaagaatcaaatgcaatgaCAG AACACCAGTTTCCTTCATTGTATACACCTTTGGATGCTGATGGCCAAGAATATTATTATAACTATGATgataatgtctttaaaaatgATGAGGGTGTTGAAGATGATGTGAATGATATGGAAAATGAAAAACTGTTTCGTGAGATGATTCTTACTATATCCCTGGATGATGATGATACATCCTTCATGAAGCAAACAAAAAGTGGAAGAATGCTCATTAGCAGACAAAGGTCAAGATCTTTACCTACTCTTACAGACAACTGCTTGCGTCCTGGTGACAAACCTTGTCTCAACCGCTCTTTTAATTTAGAGTTTAGCAATACTAATTTTGAGAGTCCTTTATGGAACAGGGAAGACAGTTCGCCTCCTGATGGAAACTCCATGAGTAGTGATAAAAATGATATCACAGATAATTGCAATGCAACTGTTGATACAAATAATGTCCCTCTGTATGAAGACAAATGTTTGACTGCTTCTAAAAATGACTGTTCAGAAAATGTGCAACATTTAGTAAATGATATTAAATCCTCAATCTCTAATTATAATCACAATAAATCATTTGAAGATGATTTTGAAGGTGATACATCAAAAAATATGAATGATGCACAAAGCTCTCTGGCACCAGTCAATAACTCTGTCTCAAAAGCTTCTAATCATCAATTACCTGAAAAAGATTGTGTCACATCAGATCATCTTCCTTCTAACAGTGTCATATCTGATATAGAGAGAGATGAATCTGATGCCAAAATTACTACAACTCATTCTattgataaaaagaaaagtgaTATTCAAAGTGATGCAATATATTGTGTTCAGGACTATGAGACAGATGACAAGGTAATCTTTGTCTGA
- the LOC106067269 gene encoding bis(5'-adenosyl)-triphosphatase enpp4-like isoform X2, translating into MGFRKILFLLEMFYFVSTWGEKSKVILLSMDGFRYDYLNKTDKIPNFKHLIESGVTMPYMNNSFVTKTFPCHYTMATGLYPEVHGIVANRMYDPDLNKTFTMANTETYWWDGGEPIWITAVKENRLVGVYFWPGSEAKIQGKRPTKWFKYSSSAPFGERVTTVVNWLADDHYDLAVLYFNEPDSAGHSYGPDSPSVVTAIERMDGILGQLLTELDNTNLTDKVNLIVTSDHGMTAVDVENRLIDLSELLRNGTLLKSAVDEGPTANLIPEPNKAKELVEALSSVEHLHVMLKENIPERFHLKNNKRVMPVFAYADEGWLITTNATKRRANKYYGDHGFDNELVNMKPFFIARGPAFRTGGQVVDPIQSVDIYPLICYLLDIPASPNNGSLERAKTLLRNSGRDVGSDVGSDVGSVHRISLLFIVLTFPFVYLFSYVLA; encoded by the exons ATGGGGTTCAGGAAAATATTGTTTCTGCTGGAGATGTTTTACTTTGTTTCAACATGGGGAGAGAAGTCCAAAGTTATTCTGCTGTCAATGGATGGATTCCGATACGACTACCTTaacaaaacagacaaaattcCAAATTTTAAGCATCTGATAGAGTCAGGAGTGACCATGCCCTACATGAACAACTCCTTCGTGACCAAGACGTTCCCGTGTCACTACACCATGGCCACGG gcttGTACCCAGAGGTGCATGGGATTGTAGCTAATAGAATGTATGATCCAGATCTGAATAAAACTTTTACGATGGCCAACACAGAAACCTACTGGTGGGATGGTGGTGAACCCATTTGGATTACTGCCGTGAAAGAAAATCGTCTAGTAG GAGTATATTTTTGGCCTGGAAGTGAGGCTAAGATTCAAGGGAAAAGACCGACTAAATGGTTCAAGTATAGCAGTTCTGCGCCATTCGGAGAAAGAGTGACAACTGTTGTGAACTGGTTGGCAGACGACCATTATGACTTGGCGGTTTTATACTTTAATGAACCAGATTCTGCTGGTCACTCCTATGGACCAGACAGTCCGTCTGTAGTTACAGCTATTGAGAGAATGGACGGTATTCTTGGTCAACTGTTAACAGAGCTAGACAATACAAATTTAACG GACAAAGTGAACCTAATTGTCACCAGTGATCATGGGATGACAGCTGTAGATGTAGAGAACAGG CTCATCGATCTGAGTGAACTATTACGGAATGGTACACTCTTAAAGTCTGCAGTAGACGAAGGACCTACTGCCAACTTGATACCTGAACCAAATAAAGCCAAAGAGCTTGTCGAGGCTTTGTCTAGTGTTGAACATCTTCACGTGATGCTGAAAGAAAACATTCCAGAaagatttcatttaaagaacaATAAGCGAGTGATGCCTGTCTTTGCCTACGCCGATGAAGGATGGCTCATAACTACT AACGCTACAAAAAGACgagcaaacaaatattatgGTGACCACGGCTTTGATAACGAGCTGGTCAACATGAAGCCCTTTTTCATCGCGAGGGGCCCAGCTTTTAGGACTGGAGGTCAGGTAGTTGACCCTATCCAAAGTGTAGACATCTATCCACTCATTTGTTATCTGTTGGATATACCAGCGTCGCCCAACAACGGAAGCTTAGAGCGAGCCAAGACGTTGTTGAGAAATTCAGGCAGAGATGTAGGCAGTGATGTAGGCAGTGATGTAGGCAGCGTGCATCGAATATCTctcttatttatagttttaacaTTCCCTTTTGTGTACCTCTTTTCCTACGTTCTAgcgtaa
- the LOC106067269 gene encoding bis(5'-adenosyl)-triphosphatase enpp4-like isoform X1, with protein sequence MSWRNRELGNKCVEDTAFDSKRQRSVSAKDNDQYQQTTTISISKRQRSVSAKDNDQYQQKTTISISKRQRSVSSKDNDQYQQKTTISTHFNSPAIMGFRKILFLLEMFYFVSTWGEKSKVILLSMDGFRYDYLNKTDKIPNFKHLIESGVTMPYMNNSFVTKTFPCHYTMATGLYPEVHGIVANRMYDPDLNKTFTMANTETYWWDGGEPIWITAVKENRLVGVYFWPGSEAKIQGKRPTKWFKYSSSAPFGERVTTVVNWLADDHYDLAVLYFNEPDSAGHSYGPDSPSVVTAIERMDGILGQLLTELDNTNLTDKVNLIVTSDHGMTAVDVENRLIDLSELLRNGTLLKSAVDEGPTANLIPEPNKAKELVEALSSVEHLHVMLKENIPERFHLKNNKRVMPVFAYADEGWLITTNATKRRANKYYGDHGFDNELVNMKPFFIARGPAFRTGGQVVDPIQSVDIYPLICYLLDIPASPNNGSLERAKTLLRNSGRDVGSDVGSDVGSVHRISLLFIVLTFPFVYLFSYVLA encoded by the exons AACTAGGAAACAAATGTGTTGAAGACACAGCATTTGACAGCAAACGACAACGATCAGTATCAGCAAAAGACAACGATCAGTATCAGCAAACGACAACGATCAGTATCAGCAAAAGACAACGATCAGTATCAGCAAAAGACAACGATCAGTATCAGCAAAAGACAACGATCAGTATCAGCAAAAGACAACGATCAGTATCATCAAAAGACAACGATCAGTATCAGCAAAAGACAACGATTTCTACACATTTTAACTCTCCTGCGATCATGGGGTTCAGGAAAATATTGTTTCTGCTGGAGATGTTTTACTTTGTTTCAACATGGGGAGAGAAGTCCAAAGTTATTCTGCTGTCAATGGATGGATTCCGATACGACTACCTTaacaaaacagacaaaattcCAAATTTTAAGCATCTGATAGAGTCAGGAGTGACCATGCCCTACATGAACAACTCCTTCGTGACCAAGACGTTCCCGTGTCACTACACCATGGCCACGG gcttGTACCCAGAGGTGCATGGGATTGTAGCTAATAGAATGTATGATCCAGATCTGAATAAAACTTTTACGATGGCCAACACAGAAACCTACTGGTGGGATGGTGGTGAACCCATTTGGATTACTGCCGTGAAAGAAAATCGTCTAGTAG GAGTATATTTTTGGCCTGGAAGTGAGGCTAAGATTCAAGGGAAAAGACCGACTAAATGGTTCAAGTATAGCAGTTCTGCGCCATTCGGAGAAAGAGTGACAACTGTTGTGAACTGGTTGGCAGACGACCATTATGACTTGGCGGTTTTATACTTTAATGAACCAGATTCTGCTGGTCACTCCTATGGACCAGACAGTCCGTCTGTAGTTACAGCTATTGAGAGAATGGACGGTATTCTTGGTCAACTGTTAACAGAGCTAGACAATACAAATTTAACG GACAAAGTGAACCTAATTGTCACCAGTGATCATGGGATGACAGCTGTAGATGTAGAGAACAGG CTCATCGATCTGAGTGAACTATTACGGAATGGTACACTCTTAAAGTCTGCAGTAGACGAAGGACCTACTGCCAACTTGATACCTGAACCAAATAAAGCCAAAGAGCTTGTCGAGGCTTTGTCTAGTGTTGAACATCTTCACGTGATGCTGAAAGAAAACATTCCAGAaagatttcatttaaagaacaATAAGCGAGTGATGCCTGTCTTTGCCTACGCCGATGAAGGATGGCTCATAACTACT AACGCTACAAAAAGACgagcaaacaaatattatgGTGACCACGGCTTTGATAACGAGCTGGTCAACATGAAGCCCTTTTTCATCGCGAGGGGCCCAGCTTTTAGGACTGGAGGTCAGGTAGTTGACCCTATCCAAAGTGTAGACATCTATCCACTCATTTGTTATCTGTTGGATATACCAGCGTCGCCCAACAACGGAAGCTTAGAGCGAGCCAAGACGTTGTTGAGAAATTCAGGCAGAGATGTAGGCAGTGATGTAGGCAGTGATGTAGGCAGCGTGCATCGAATATCTctcttatttatagttttaacaTTCCCTTTTGTGTACCTCTTTTCCTACGTTCTAgcgtaa